The proteins below are encoded in one region of Anguilla anguilla isolate fAngAng1 chromosome 3, fAngAng1.pri, whole genome shotgun sequence:
- the LOC118223876 gene encoding ubiquitin domain-containing protein 2-like isoform X1, translated as MGGCVGSHHDSSGSLNENSDGTGVALGRNQPLKRDKPKWKSDYPMTDGQLRSKRDEFWDTAPAFEGRKEIWDALKAAAHAFESGDHELAQAIIDGASITLPHGALTECYDELGNRYQVPIYCLAPPVNTIEEKSELSELDARDVPEPPPPDSGQECLLRLRLSSGRDLRLPVRSTDSVLHMKLRLQAQEGVAAAAQRWFFSGRPLTDRMSLEELHISWDYVVQVIVSQPPPPPPPPQNPTPVEN; from the exons TGGCTCTGGGGCGGAACCAGCCCCTGAAGCGGGACAAGCCCAAATGGAAGAGCGACTACCCCATGACGGACGGGCAGCTGCGGAGCAAGCGCGATGAATTCTGGGACACGGCGCCGGCCTTCGAGGGCCGCAAGGAGATCTGGGACGCGCTCAAGGCCGCCGCCCACGCCTTCGAGAGCGGCGACCACGAGCTGGCGCAGGCCATCATCGACGGGGCGAGCATCACGCTGCCGCACG gTGCCCTGACGGAGTGCTACGACGAGCTGGGCAACAGGTATCAGGTGCCCATCTACTGCCTGGCCCCGCCCGTCAACACGATCGAGGAGAAGAGTGAGCTGAGCGAGCTGGACGCGCGGGACGTCCCGGAGCCCCCCCCGCCGGACTCGGGCCAGGAGTGCCTGCTCCGCCTGCGCCTCTCCAGCGGGCGCGACCTGCGGCTGCCCGTGCGCTCCACCGACTCCGTGCTGCACAtgaagctccgcctccaggcCCAGGAGGGcgtggccgccgccgcccagcgCTGGTTCTTCTCCGGGCGGCCGCTCACCGACCGGATgagcctggaggagctgcacatCTCCTGGGACTACGTGGTGCAGGTGATCGTCagccagcccccgcccccgcccccgcccccgcagaaCCCCACGCCCGTGGAGAACtag
- the il12ba gene encoding interleukin 12Ba isoform X1, which translates to MKMNLCLFCLVFLLLVFLILQSVTGAGSYNYTLKPNVLVVVPAMGSSTVQVTLQCGESYAHGDVVWRIKGREVAHGNQVNIIVEEMLGGNYTCHARSGALLNHTLVLVQAVHKRILDRSPDSEYIHCLSKNYSGVFQCSWTWSRTRKGDLLLVTAARSTAEITCSLDPSGHSITCRDPAHCPYSEEIERIKLAVYVKNEFRMEKYTQAFYIAEIVKPDRITVTKVDRNTFEWGYPDTWSTPDSYFPLTFQVKVIPRKQRCDCECLARRSGKIELHTTQSRQWPVREGFLFCVRAQDALCNSFWSDWSRVGKNLPAHFNSTSDAGTSAAQNKRNRKKNRKQKGNHKKRRNRI; encoded by the exons ATGAAG atgaatttgtgtttattctgcctcgtcttcctcctcctcgtcttcctcatTCTTCAGTCTGTGACGGGGGCGGGGAGCTACAACTACACGCTTAAACCCAACG TCCTGGTGGTGGTCCCAGCGATGGGCAGCTCTACTGTCCAGGTGACCCTGCAGTGCGGGGAATCGTACGCGCACGGCGACGTCGTCTGGAGGATCAAAGGCAGGGAGGTTGCCCATGGCAACCAGGTGAACATCATCGTGGAGGAGATGCTGGGCGGGAACTACACCTGCCACGCCCGCTCCGGGGCTCTGCTGAACCACACCCTGGTGCTGGTTCAGGCCGTCCACAAGAGGATCCTGGACAGGTCACCTGACTCAG AGTACATTCACTGTCTATCGAAAAACTACAGCGGAGTGTTTCAGTGCTCCTGGACGTGGAGCCGGACCAGGAAGGGAGACCTGCTGCTGGTGACTGCGGCTCG CTCCACAGCAGAGATCACCTGCTCTCTGGATCCAAGCGGACATTCCATCACCTGCCGCGACCCCGCCCACTGCCCGTACAGCGAAGAGATCGAACGCATCAAACTGGCGGTGTACGTTAAGAACGAGTTCCGCATGGAGAAGTACACCCAGGCTTTCTACATAGCAGAGATAG TGAAACCGGACAGGATCACAGTCACTAAAGTGGACAGGAACACCTTTGAGTGGGGGTACCCTGACACCTGGAGCACCCCGGACTCCTACTTCCCGCTCACCTTTCAGGTGAAGGTGATCCCGCGGAAGCAGAGGTGTGACTGCGAGTGCCTGGCGCGGAGGAGCGGGAAGATAGAG ctgcaCACCACGCAGAGCCGGCAGTGGCCAGTGAGAGAAGGCTTCCTGTTCTGTGTGCGAGCGCAGGACGCCCTGTGCAACTCCTTCTGGAGCGACTGGAGCCGCgttgg CAAAAACCTTCCTGCGCATTTCAACAGTACATCAGACGCTGGGACTTCAGCAGCACAAAataagagaaacagaaagaaaaaccgaaaacaaaaaggaaatcaTAA gaaaagaagaaacagaatATAG
- the LOC118223876 gene encoding ubiquitin domain-containing protein 2-like isoform X2, with the protein MHVALGRNQPLKRDKPKWKSDYPMTDGQLRSKRDEFWDTAPAFEGRKEIWDALKAAAHAFESGDHELAQAIIDGASITLPHGALTECYDELGNRYQVPIYCLAPPVNTIEEKSELSELDARDVPEPPPPDSGQECLLRLRLSSGRDLRLPVRSTDSVLHMKLRLQAQEGVAAAAQRWFFSGRPLTDRMSLEELHISWDYVVQVIVSQPPPPPPPPQNPTPVEN; encoded by the exons TGGCTCTGGGGCGGAACCAGCCCCTGAAGCGGGACAAGCCCAAATGGAAGAGCGACTACCCCATGACGGACGGGCAGCTGCGGAGCAAGCGCGATGAATTCTGGGACACGGCGCCGGCCTTCGAGGGCCGCAAGGAGATCTGGGACGCGCTCAAGGCCGCCGCCCACGCCTTCGAGAGCGGCGACCACGAGCTGGCGCAGGCCATCATCGACGGGGCGAGCATCACGCTGCCGCACG gTGCCCTGACGGAGTGCTACGACGAGCTGGGCAACAGGTATCAGGTGCCCATCTACTGCCTGGCCCCGCCCGTCAACACGATCGAGGAGAAGAGTGAGCTGAGCGAGCTGGACGCGCGGGACGTCCCGGAGCCCCCCCCGCCGGACTCGGGCCAGGAGTGCCTGCTCCGCCTGCGCCTCTCCAGCGGGCGCGACCTGCGGCTGCCCGTGCGCTCCACCGACTCCGTGCTGCACAtgaagctccgcctccaggcCCAGGAGGGcgtggccgccgccgcccagcgCTGGTTCTTCTCCGGGCGGCCGCTCACCGACCGGATgagcctggaggagctgcacatCTCCTGGGACTACGTGGTGCAGGTGATCGTCagccagcccccgcccccgcccccgcccccgcagaaCCCCACGCCCGTGGAGAACtag
- the il12ba gene encoding interleukin 12Ba isoform X2, with the protein MKSVTGAGSYNYTLKPNVLVVVPAMGSSTVQVTLQCGESYAHGDVVWRIKGREVAHGNQVNIIVEEMLGGNYTCHARSGALLNHTLVLVQAVHKRILDRSPDSEYIHCLSKNYSGVFQCSWTWSRTRKGDLLLVTAARSTAEITCSLDPSGHSITCRDPAHCPYSEEIERIKLAVYVKNEFRMEKYTQAFYIAEIVKPDRITVTKVDRNTFEWGYPDTWSTPDSYFPLTFQVKVIPRKQRCDCECLARRSGKIELHTTQSRQWPVREGFLFCVRAQDALCNSFWSDWSRVGKNLPAHFNSTSDAGTSAAQNKRNRKKNRKQKGNHKKRRNRI; encoded by the exons ATGAAG TCTGTGACGGGGGCGGGGAGCTACAACTACACGCTTAAACCCAACG TCCTGGTGGTGGTCCCAGCGATGGGCAGCTCTACTGTCCAGGTGACCCTGCAGTGCGGGGAATCGTACGCGCACGGCGACGTCGTCTGGAGGATCAAAGGCAGGGAGGTTGCCCATGGCAACCAGGTGAACATCATCGTGGAGGAGATGCTGGGCGGGAACTACACCTGCCACGCCCGCTCCGGGGCTCTGCTGAACCACACCCTGGTGCTGGTTCAGGCCGTCCACAAGAGGATCCTGGACAGGTCACCTGACTCAG AGTACATTCACTGTCTATCGAAAAACTACAGCGGAGTGTTTCAGTGCTCCTGGACGTGGAGCCGGACCAGGAAGGGAGACCTGCTGCTGGTGACTGCGGCTCG CTCCACAGCAGAGATCACCTGCTCTCTGGATCCAAGCGGACATTCCATCACCTGCCGCGACCCCGCCCACTGCCCGTACAGCGAAGAGATCGAACGCATCAAACTGGCGGTGTACGTTAAGAACGAGTTCCGCATGGAGAAGTACACCCAGGCTTTCTACATAGCAGAGATAG TGAAACCGGACAGGATCACAGTCACTAAAGTGGACAGGAACACCTTTGAGTGGGGGTACCCTGACACCTGGAGCACCCCGGACTCCTACTTCCCGCTCACCTTTCAGGTGAAGGTGATCCCGCGGAAGCAGAGGTGTGACTGCGAGTGCCTGGCGCGGAGGAGCGGGAAGATAGAG ctgcaCACCACGCAGAGCCGGCAGTGGCCAGTGAGAGAAGGCTTCCTGTTCTGTGTGCGAGCGCAGGACGCCCTGTGCAACTCCTTCTGGAGCGACTGGAGCCGCgttgg CAAAAACCTTCCTGCGCATTTCAACAGTACATCAGACGCTGGGACTTCAGCAGCACAAAataagagaaacagaaagaaaaaccgaaaacaaaaaggaaatcaTAA gaaaagaagaaacagaatATAG